Proteins encoded in a region of the Rutidosis leptorrhynchoides isolate AG116_Rl617_1_P2 chromosome 9, CSIRO_AGI_Rlap_v1, whole genome shotgun sequence genome:
- the LOC139867932 gene encoding F-box/LRR-repeat protein At5g02910-like: MREVERIHRPQLKDVPAELIHRIQMLLPVKEAGRTCVLSKSWMHAWSTIPTLRFRPPRKDLSKRQLIRYTDLINRTLQRYRMDNIPITSFDLHFRILNQKSISFANLWIQTVASRSCLKELYLTLSALEEESITLPDELFSGENLETISVKADDTLFIVRHSLLISNNIVIKCVNLRVLELIDVMLSDETLVKLFSTCILLEKINLSKCKGLSIIRVKNLHYLRELEITPRIGNSTSEIYDVPSLQVFKHNLLGYRNNLVSNSLESVRELVLKGEMMDDAVRILGPKTTQVIQ; the protein is encoded by the coding sequence ATGAGGGAAGTGGAGAGAATTCACCGACCACAGTTGAAAGATGTTCCGGCGGAGTTGATCCATCGTATTCAAATGTTGTTGCCCGTAAAAGAAGCGGGTCGTACATGTGTGTTGTCAAAGTCATGGATGCACGCTTGGTCTACCATCCCTACACTAAGGTTTCGTCCACCAAGAAAGGATTTAAGCAAACGACAACTAATTAGGTACACCGATTTGATCAACCGCACTCTACAAAGGTATCGTATGGACAATATACCAATCACAAGTTTTGATCTTCACTTCAGAATTTTAAACCAGAAATCGATTTCTTTTGCTAACTTATGGATTCAGACAGTAGCTTCTAGAAGTTGTTTAAAAGAGCTTTACCTCACATTATCTGCTCTCGAAGAAGAATCTATTACGTTGCCAGATGAGCTATTCTCAGGTGAAAATCTGGAAACAATTAGTGTAAAGGCTGACGACACCCTTTTCATAGTCAGGCATTCTCTTTTAATCAGCAACAATATTGTTATAAAGTGTGTCAACTTACGAGTATTAGAGTTGATCGATGTGATGTTAAGTGACGAGACACTTGTTAAGTTATTCTCTACTTGTATCTTACTTGAGAAGATTAACCTTTCAAAATGTAAAGGGTTGAGCATAATCAGGGTGAAAAACCTCCATTATCTTCGCGAGCTGGAAATAACTCCAAGAATAGGAAATTCTACTTCAGAAATTTATGATGTCCCAAGTCTTCAGGTATTTAAGCACAACTTATTGGGTTATAGGAATAACCTTGTATCGAATTCGTTAGAAAGTGTGAGAGAATTAGTCTTAAAGGGTGAAATGATGGATGATGCTGTAagaatattaggacccaaaacaacgcaagtgattcaataa